A single Pedobacter sp. PACM 27299 DNA region contains:
- a CDS encoding PepSY-associated TM helix domain-containing protein, with translation MKPNTPKSAWQKTRKLFNDIHLWIGLASGIIVILVCLSGTLYVFNTELKEMANPELYKVTAPAGANPMPIESLIKQVKESTGGKVVSVKIPADPNRTYQFMVRMKEGDKEGKGERGEGKAAEGKHGPKDQALTMAAAATAPAIVGVGNEQSGKDKESADKGREGHKAAEENKVGKGKGGEGRGKEKGGKPEQGKRPSAFAVNQYTGQVIGNISEVKGATASFMKTMFSLHRWLLLDKVEKPIFGELENRKLGSYITGAATILFTLGVITGMVIWFPQRVKSWRQGLKVKWSGSWKRTNHDLHNSLGFYACIFLFLMGITGPQWSFPWYREALRKSLGTYQPEGFEPPKDPVSTVIAGAAPLNLSDYLKKADAALPYTGDYSISLPKDSASAITVMKNKIGFFAPAAGDKVLLDQYTGTVLQKEVFSDKPFNERVSGSIKALHLGDVYGMFTKIIYFLACLIATSLPVTGTLIWLNKLKKKRKKKVNKRPAMRLSA, from the coding sequence ATGAAACCAAACACACCTAAAAGCGCCTGGCAAAAAACACGTAAACTTTTTAACGACATCCATTTGTGGATCGGATTAGCGAGCGGGATCATTGTGATCCTGGTTTGTTTAAGTGGAACTCTGTATGTTTTTAATACGGAATTGAAGGAGATGGCCAATCCTGAATTGTATAAAGTAACTGCTCCGGCAGGTGCAAATCCGATGCCGATTGAATCTTTAATCAAGCAAGTGAAGGAAAGTACAGGAGGAAAAGTAGTTTCCGTAAAAATTCCTGCAGATCCGAACCGTACTTACCAATTTATGGTAAGGATGAAGGAAGGTGATAAAGAAGGAAAAGGGGAAAGAGGAGAAGGAAAAGCTGCAGAGGGAAAACATGGGCCTAAAGATCAGGCGTTGACAATGGCTGCTGCAGCAACTGCGCCTGCAATTGTAGGAGTAGGAAATGAGCAATCCGGAAAAGATAAAGAAAGCGCAGATAAAGGTCGCGAAGGGCATAAAGCTGCTGAAGAAAATAAAGTTGGAAAAGGAAAAGGCGGAGAAGGAAGAGGGAAAGAAAAAGGCGGAAAACCTGAACAAGGAAAACGTCCTTCTGCTTTTGCGGTAAACCAATATACCGGCCAAGTGATTGGCAATATTTCTGAAGTGAAAGGAGCTACTGCTTCCTTCATGAAAACTATGTTTAGCCTGCACAGGTGGTTGCTATTAGATAAAGTAGAAAAACCGATCTTCGGTGAACTGGAGAACAGAAAACTGGGAAGTTACATTACCGGTGCGGCTACTATCTTATTTACATTGGGCGTTATTACGGGCATGGTGATCTGGTTTCCTCAAAGGGTTAAATCCTGGAGACAAGGGCTAAAGGTAAAATGGTCTGGAAGTTGGAAAAGAACAAATCATGATTTACACAACAGCCTGGGTTTCTACGCTTGTATCTTTCTATTTCTGATGGGAATTACTGGTCCTCAATGGTCTTTCCCTTGGTATAGAGAGGCTTTAAGGAAATCTTTGGGCACGTATCAACCTGAAGGATTTGAGCCGCCTAAAGATCCTGTTTCGACAGTTATAGCAGGTGCTGCTCCACTAAATCTGAGCGATTACCTGAAAAAAGCAGATGCGGCATTACCTTATACTGGCGATTATAGCATCAGTTTACCAAAAGATTCTGCTTCAGCCATTACGGTCATGAAGAACAAAATAGGATTTTTCGCACCTGCTGCAGGTGATAAAGTTCTTTTAGATCAATATACGGGTACTGTACTTCAGAAAGAAGTGTTTAGTGATAAACCTTTCAACGAACGTGTATCCGGTTCTATCAAAGCGCTGCATCTGGGTGATGTATATGGTATGTTTACCAAGATCATTTATTTCCTGGCCTGTTTGATTGCAACTAGTCTGCCGGTTACAGGTACGCTGATCTGGCTGAACAAGCTAAAAAAGAAAAGAAAGAAAAAGGTAAATAAAAGGCCAGCTATGCGGCTTTCGGCTTAA
- a CDS encoding Lrp/AsnC family transcriptional regulator, translating to MSKLDPTHLGILRLLQEDARMTHKELARRLRKSVSPIFERVKWLEQNGYIKGYTALVDLQKSSNSIISFTHIQMNDHSEEALSAFQKEVVQFEDVRECYYITGNFDFILKIVSPDMKGYNDFLRGQLSKLPNVGSVQSFLVLSEEKRDTSYKI from the coding sequence ATGTCTAAACTAGATCCTACCCATCTTGGAATTTTGCGTCTTTTACAGGAAGATGCCCGAATGACGCATAAAGAACTGGCGAGAAGATTAAGGAAAAGTGTTTCTCCGATTTTTGAGCGCGTAAAATGGCTGGAGCAAAACGGCTATATTAAAGGCTATACTGCCTTGGTAGACCTGCAGAAAAGCAGCAATAGCATCATTTCCTTTACACATATCCAGATGAATGACCATTCTGAAGAAGCTTTAAGTGCTTTTCAAAAAGAAGTGGTACAGTTTGAAGATGTGAGAGAGTGTTATTATATCACTGGTAATTTCGATTTTATCCTGAAAATCGTCTCTCCTGATATGAAAGGTTACAACGATTTTTTACGCGGCCAGTTGTCAAAATTGCCAAATGTAGGCAGTGTACAAAGTTTCCTGGTGCTTTCTGAAGAGAAAAGAGATACCAGCTACAAGATCTAA
- a CDS encoding helix-turn-helix domain-containing protein, producing the protein MTQKGEQMTLKGEKQDRSFYGSKELTIGYSKKIALLNAGQDTKRFDQPVNPIGYQLIFVLKGKLSFSSDTASETLPLLESQQYNLIWTNGNLNLYESLSKESNEVIFVEISAGFLSRYLPEDHPAAIHLQARPVPELALSPAIQNVIFFSEQHLHITPEINAILNGLENSAHTGFCERLFLESKVIELLAIKISQLEQQQQPIPRLKQDEMDKMQEAREILIQNIDAPFSLRTLAHMVGTNEFNLKKQFKAAYGTTVYGYLNQYKMEQAKAMLLQGDSRVSEVSEKMGYKHATHFTSAFKKYFGYLPNKIKMFLLLFDPELCLVFFTA; encoded by the coding sequence ATGACGCAAAAGGGAGAACAGATGACGCTAAAAGGAGAAAAACAAGACCGTTCATTTTACGGATCTAAGGAACTTACTATTGGTTATTCAAAGAAAATCGCTTTGTTAAATGCGGGGCAGGATACCAAGCGCTTCGATCAGCCCGTCAACCCCATTGGTTATCAATTGATCTTCGTGCTCAAAGGAAAACTGTCTTTTAGTAGTGATACAGCTAGCGAGACCTTGCCTTTACTGGAAAGTCAGCAGTACAATCTGATCTGGACCAATGGTAATCTCAACCTTTATGAGAGTTTATCCAAGGAATCAAATGAGGTTATTTTTGTAGAGATCAGTGCCGGATTTTTATCGAGATACCTGCCGGAAGATCATCCAGCAGCGATTCATCTGCAAGCACGCCCTGTTCCTGAGCTCGCTCTCAGCCCTGCTATTCAAAACGTCATCTTTTTCTCTGAGCAGCATCTACACATTACCCCGGAAATCAATGCCATTTTAAATGGTCTGGAAAACTCAGCACATACCGGTTTTTGCGAACGGTTATTTCTGGAATCTAAAGTAATTGAACTGCTGGCTATCAAAATATCACAGCTCGAGCAGCAGCAGCAGCCGATCCCACGTTTAAAGCAGGATGAAATGGATAAAATGCAGGAAGCGCGAGAAATTCTGATTCAGAACATTGACGCTCCTTTCTCTTTAAGGACTTTAGCCCACATGGTAGGTACGAATGAGTTTAACCTGAAGAAGCAATTCAAGGCGGCGTATGGGACTACTGTTTATGGATATCTAAACCAATATAAGATGGAACAGGCTAAAGCTATGTTACTTCAAGGGGATTCCAGGGTATCAGAGGTGTCGGAAAAAATGGGTTATAAACATGCAACCCATTTCACTAGTGCCTTCAAAAAGTACTTCGGCTACCTTCCCAATAAAATCAAGATGTTCCTCTTGCTTTTTGATCCGGAATTGTGTCTGGTTTTCTTCACTGCATAG
- a CDS encoding SusC/RagA family TonB-linked outer membrane protein: MNKKATLIILLLTISTGLFAQVRMISGKVIDQKTGVTLPGATVIRKANKEVVSTDANGKYSINAETGDLLSFSYTGYITVELKVTADKNTVNAYLDGSVNQLSEVEVTGALGIKRQARELGTSATLISNESLNQGKVVNPLQGLASKVAGLRINMNDATTGKTDQLVQIRLRGSRSFNDAKNNPIYVVDGVPVPDIGRLNPNDIENITILKGANAAALYGSEGVNGALMITTKKGQRGRGTVNYSNTTTFSNVYLLPPAQTQFGQGQNGVYSPTEYESWGPAFDGSTKDLGLKLPNGVQPTALFAAPSKDNRLDMFQTGRTLQNDLSFSGGDENSTYFFSVQNVNIKGVIPGDKSSRTGARFNGSRTFGKLNTSYNVNYISANRNTTPDGPWYSTYVQPANLDLKSLKNWRDPNSAANPLNYYTDATAAKNPFFLMDNNRNTSDQQTINGKIQLDYDFTPWFSAIYRIGLYSTSEESRATTNKLAAPSGNRNVNGAVNDGSNDFRRINSDLILNFKKDFGKFTNRLLVGQNIRMDDSKLISVGSANLLFPDLFNPGSRAGELDGAASITKYRALGTYFEYTAGYNNYLFLTLTGRNDMVSVLSKENRSYFYPGVSTSFVFTEGIKAIKDSKVLSFGKVFASYNKTGNVTLDPYNLNNAYSQINGFPFGGLVGFTPNLTSPNPNIKPEFVKSYEVGTQLGFFNDRLNFEAAYVYSDSDGQIFDAPISSSTGYNTTIVNAGRLTNKIIELTVSGDVIRTDNFRWNLGFNFTHINNKVKTIFGGQEEFRMFRQAYAVVGQSYPLLKVSDYLRDEQGRVVVDSKGNTTTVADSAPLGTMVPPYQMGLSTMINFKGISIGAQFDARLGGWLYSEVVPRMYTAGTHPATAEYGRQPFIFPNSVINTGTADQPVYVENTTVMSKGDKAFWDTQGKVQRNTAAKSDFFKLRELNINYALPKALLAKQKVIREASFGLVGTNLFIIRHKSNTYGDPESLYNQTDGYLSFRQIPPTRMFGFNLNVTF, from the coding sequence ATGAACAAAAAAGCTACCCTAATTATTTTACTATTGACGATCTCAACAGGTCTCTTTGCTCAGGTAAGGATGATCAGTGGAAAAGTAATAGATCAAAAGACTGGAGTAACCCTTCCAGGCGCAACCGTGATCCGCAAAGCGAATAAAGAGGTGGTGAGCACCGATGCCAACGGAAAATATTCCATTAACGCAGAAACCGGCGACCTGCTTTCCTTCTCTTATACAGGTTACATTACTGTAGAATTGAAAGTGACTGCTGATAAAAACACGGTGAATGCTTACCTGGATGGTTCAGTAAACCAATTGTCGGAAGTTGAAGTCACTGGTGCTTTAGGCATTAAACGTCAGGCAAGAGAATTGGGAACCTCCGCAACATTGATCAGTAACGAAAGTCTGAACCAGGGTAAAGTAGTGAACCCATTACAAGGCCTGGCCAGTAAAGTTGCCGGATTAAGAATCAACATGAACGATGCCACTACTGGTAAAACAGATCAGCTGGTACAAATCAGGCTGCGTGGTTCCAGATCTTTCAATGATGCGAAAAACAATCCTATATATGTAGTAGATGGCGTCCCTGTTCCAGACATCGGCCGCTTAAACCCGAACGACATTGAAAACATCACCATACTTAAAGGTGCAAATGCTGCTGCATTATACGGCTCAGAAGGTGTAAATGGTGCTTTAATGATCACTACTAAGAAAGGACAAAGAGGTAGGGGAACTGTGAATTACTCCAATACCACTACTTTTTCAAATGTTTACCTATTGCCACCTGCACAAACGCAATTCGGGCAAGGGCAAAATGGCGTATATTCTCCAACAGAATATGAATCCTGGGGACCTGCATTTGATGGCAGTACCAAAGACCTGGGCTTAAAACTGCCAAACGGTGTACAACCTACTGCATTATTCGCAGCGCCTTCAAAAGATAATCGCCTGGATATGTTCCAAACTGGTAGAACTCTACAGAACGACCTTTCTTTTTCTGGTGGCGATGAAAATTCTACTTACTTTTTTTCTGTTCAAAACGTGAATATAAAAGGGGTAATTCCTGGCGATAAAAGCTCCAGAACAGGAGCGAGGTTTAACGGTTCCAGAACTTTCGGTAAACTGAATACTTCTTATAACGTCAATTATATTTCGGCCAATAGAAATACCACACCGGATGGTCCATGGTACAGCACTTATGTGCAGCCTGCAAACCTTGACCTTAAAAGTTTAAAAAACTGGAGAGATCCAAACTCAGCAGCAAATCCGCTGAACTATTACACAGATGCAACAGCGGCAAAGAATCCGTTTTTCTTAATGGATAACAATAGAAACACTTCTGATCAGCAAACTATTAATGGAAAGATCCAATTGGATTATGATTTTACACCATGGTTTTCTGCAATTTATCGCATTGGATTGTACAGTACTTCAGAAGAAAGCAGGGCAACGACCAATAAACTGGCTGCTCCTTCAGGAAACAGGAACGTGAATGGTGCTGTAAATGATGGCAGCAATGATTTCCGTAGAATAAACAGTGATTTAATCCTGAACTTTAAGAAAGATTTCGGAAAATTTACGAACCGTTTATTGGTTGGGCAAAATATCCGTATGGATGATTCCAAGCTGATTTCTGTAGGAAGTGCCAACTTACTATTCCCAGACCTTTTCAATCCTGGAAGCCGTGCAGGTGAGTTAGATGGTGCTGCTTCGATCACTAAATACAGAGCATTGGGTACGTATTTCGAGTATACTGCTGGATATAACAACTATCTGTTCTTAACCTTAACCGGTAGAAACGACATGGTTTCTGTGTTGAGTAAAGAAAATCGCTCTTATTTTTACCCTGGTGTCAGTACTTCCTTTGTATTTACAGAAGGGATAAAAGCTATAAAGGACAGTAAAGTACTCTCCTTCGGAAAGGTCTTTGCTTCTTATAACAAAACAGGGAACGTCACTTTAGACCCTTACAACTTAAACAACGCTTATTCGCAGATCAATGGTTTTCCTTTTGGCGGTTTAGTAGGTTTTACGCCGAATTTAACCAGCCCGAATCCTAATATTAAACCCGAATTCGTCAAATCATACGAAGTGGGTACACAGTTGGGCTTCTTCAATGACCGCTTAAACTTTGAAGCGGCTTATGTGTACTCAGATTCTGACGGTCAGATTTTTGATGCGCCGATTTCCAGCTCAACAGGCTATAATACCACCATTGTTAACGCAGGGCGATTGACCAATAAAATCATTGAATTGACGGTAAGCGGTGATGTGATCCGTACCGACAACTTCAGATGGAACCTTGGTTTTAACTTCACACATATTAATAATAAGGTGAAAACTATTTTCGGCGGACAGGAAGAATTCAGAATGTTCAGACAAGCTTATGCGGTAGTCGGACAAAGCTATCCGCTATTAAAAGTGAGTGATTACCTAAGAGATGAGCAAGGAAGAGTAGTGGTGGATTCGAAAGGAAATACGACTACAGTAGCTGATAGCGCACCTCTTGGCACTATGGTTCCTCCTTATCAAATGGGTTTAAGCACAATGATTAACTTCAAAGGTATCAGCATTGGTGCTCAGTTTGACGCCCGTCTTGGTGGCTGGCTGTATTCTGAGGTGGTACCAAGAATGTATACTGCTGGTACGCATCCGGCTACGGCTGAATATGGTCGTCAGCCATTCATTTTCCCTAATTCTGTGATCAATACCGGAACTGCAGATCAGCCGGTATATGTAGAAAACACAACGGTGATGTCTAAAGGCGATAAAGCATTTTGGGATACACAAGGAAAAGTACAAAGAAACACGGCGGCGAAATCAGACTTTTTTAAACTAAGAGAACTGAATATCAATTACGCTTTGCCTAAAGCATTATTGGCAAAACAGAAAGTAATCCGTGAAGCTAGCTTCGGACTGGTAGGAACCAATTTATTCATCATCAGACATAAGAGCAATACTTATGGCGATCCTGAATCCTTGTACAATCAGACAGATGGTTACCTGAGTTTCAGACAGATTCCTCCAACCAGAATGTTTGGTTTTAACCTGAACGTTACGTTCTAA
- a CDS encoding sigma-70 family RNA polymerase sigma factor: MRQLKIAPSITNRDSESIDKYLTDIGRIDLVNVEEELNLARRIKKGDKAALDKLVKTNLRFVVSVAKKYQNRGLQLADLISEGNLGLIKAAERFDDTKGFKFISFAVWWIRQSIMQALADQKRMIRLPGNQVLGIIKINKASDLLEQKLERLPTYEEISHETELSADKVSDYLSSAPLSFSLDMTTNEESGFSLLDSLVNTNVPNTDAQMMTESLSEDLQRTLGVLPEREKWIITLFFGLDNHTALTLDDMVEVFNLSKERIRQLKDRALKTLRQHCRTPYLAEYF, translated from the coding sequence ATGAGACAGTTAAAGATTGCACCATCCATTACCAATCGGGACTCCGAATCTATTGATAAATACCTGACCGATATCGGAAGAATCGATCTGGTAAATGTAGAGGAAGAGTTGAATCTGGCCAGAAGAATTAAAAAAGGAGATAAAGCAGCCCTGGATAAACTGGTGAAAACCAATTTGCGCTTTGTTGTTTCTGTAGCCAAAAAATACCAGAATAGAGGTTTGCAGTTGGCTGACCTGATCAGCGAAGGCAACCTGGGTTTAATTAAAGCTGCGGAGCGGTTTGACGATACCAAAGGCTTCAAATTTATCTCTTTTGCCGTATGGTGGATTCGCCAGAGCATTATGCAGGCATTGGCCGATCAAAAGAGAATGATCCGCCTCCCAGGAAATCAGGTGTTGGGTATCATCAAAATTAATAAAGCATCAGATTTATTGGAGCAGAAGCTGGAACGCTTGCCTACTTATGAGGAAATTTCTCATGAAACAGAACTTTCTGCAGATAAGGTTTCCGATTATTTATCCAGTGCCCCTTTGTCTTTTTCGCTGGATATGACAACCAATGAAGAAAGTGGTTTTAGTCTGTTAGACAGTCTGGTCAATACGAATGTACCGAATACAGATGCACAAATGATGACAGAATCATTGAGCGAGGATTTACAGCGTACTTTAGGTGTACTTCCGGAAAGGGAAAAATGGATCATCACCTTGTTCTTTGGCCTGGATAATCATACCGCATTGACATTGGATGATATGGTGGAAGTTTTTAACCTGAGTAAGGAACGCATCAGACAATTAAAAGATAGGGCGCTGAAAACTTTAAGACAGCATTGCAGAACGCCATATTTAGCAGAATATTTTTAA
- a CDS encoding GlxA family transcriptional regulator: MVQVALLLPNNYRLLSVAAILDVFDTVNHHYEEIGRAPLFQINLIRNTTISKEGTTFEKYNALSLSESGPQNLILIPAFGTSDLNTAIQENLEFLPWLQQQYKKGAELASFCTGAFLLAATGLLNGKIATTHVNASPAFASCFPDVYFTPEKVVTADQGIYTSGGSTSSFHLMLMLIHNYCSRDTAIHIAKIFSIDMNREQQSHFGTFHPVRDHGDELVAKTQLCIENAYKESVTIEDILQQIPSSRRNIVRRFKQATGNTLIEYLQKTRIEAAKKLLEQTNLSILEVMLGSGYNDLKTFRQLFKKNSGMTPKDYRDKFKPKAA; encoded by the coding sequence ATGGTACAGGTAGCCTTATTACTCCCCAATAATTATCGTTTACTAAGCGTAGCCGCAATACTTGATGTATTTGATACAGTAAATCATCATTATGAGGAAATCGGCAGAGCGCCTCTTTTTCAGATTAACCTGATCAGGAATACGACCATTTCCAAGGAAGGAACTACTTTTGAAAAATACAATGCGCTCAGCTTATCCGAATCCGGACCGCAAAACCTCATCTTAATTCCAGCATTTGGTACATCAGACCTCAATACTGCCATCCAGGAAAATCTGGAATTCCTGCCCTGGTTACAGCAGCAATATAAGAAAGGTGCGGAACTGGCCAGTTTTTGTACAGGAGCCTTTTTATTGGCTGCCACAGGTTTGCTCAACGGAAAAATTGCCACCACCCACGTAAATGCTAGTCCCGCCTTTGCCAGCTGTTTTCCCGATGTTTATTTTACACCGGAAAAGGTGGTTACCGCCGACCAGGGTATTTATACCAGCGGTGGCTCAACAAGTAGTTTTCATTTGATGCTGATGCTGATCCACAACTACTGCAGCCGCGATACCGCCATACACATTGCCAAAATATTCTCCATTGACATGAACCGAGAACAGCAAAGCCATTTCGGGACTTTTCATCCGGTAAGAGATCATGGTGATGAACTGGTTGCCAAAACACAGCTTTGCATCGAAAATGCTTATAAAGAATCGGTAACGATTGAAGATATTCTGCAGCAGATTCCCTCTAGCAGACGAAACATTGTGCGTAGATTTAAGCAGGCTACGGGAAATACCCTGATTGAATATTTACAAAAAACCAGAATTGAGGCGGCTAAAAAGCTTTTAGAGCAAACCAACCTCAGTATTCTGGAAGTCATGTTAGGTTCCGGCTATAACGATCTGAAAACGTTCAGACAGCTTTTTAAGAAAAACTCCGGAATGACACCTAAAGATTATAGGGATAAGTTTAAGCCGAAAGCCGCATAG
- the serC gene encoding 3-phosphoserine/phosphohydroxythreonine transaminase, producing the protein MKHNFGAGPCILPAKVLDQAADAVRNFNGIGLSILEISHRTPEFEAVINETQDLVKELLGVPLGYSIIFLQGGASTQFSMLAMNFLQQDKKAAYLDTGFFSLKAIKEALFFGQVEIVASSKDKDYYYVPAGYKIPADAAYFHYCSNNTIEGTEVFSVPASNIPVICDMSSDIFSRPIDVADFDLIYAGAQKNMGPAGMTLVVIKNSLLEKIQREVPSMSDYQIYIDNNSMFNTPPVFSIYVAMLNLRWLKEKGGIAQQEVENVAKSGLLYKEIDRNTLFYGLANPADRSRMNVTFKTKHPALEAEFLDFASTKGIVGIKGYPSAGGFRVSLYNALPISSVEVLVKAMQDFETYILNKQVSLKNEVTV; encoded by the coding sequence ATCAAACATAATTTTGGTGCAGGACCATGTATTTTACCTGCTAAAGTTTTAGATCAGGCAGCAGATGCAGTTAGGAATTTTAATGGCATTGGCCTTAGTATTTTAGAGATCTCCCACCGTACTCCGGAGTTCGAAGCTGTCATCAATGAAACACAGGATTTAGTGAAAGAATTGTTGGGAGTACCTTTAGGTTACAGCATTATATTTTTGCAAGGCGGTGCCAGCACCCAGTTTTCTATGCTGGCGATGAATTTCCTGCAGCAGGATAAAAAAGCAGCTTACCTGGATACTGGATTCTTCTCTTTGAAAGCCATCAAAGAAGCTTTGTTCTTTGGACAGGTGGAGATCGTGGCTTCTTCCAAAGACAAAGACTATTACTATGTTCCTGCTGGCTACAAAATTCCAGCCGATGCCGCTTATTTTCATTATTGCTCCAACAATACGATTGAAGGAACAGAAGTATTCAGCGTGCCGGCCAGCAATATCCCGGTAATCTGCGATATGTCTTCTGATATCTTCAGCAGACCTATTGATGTCGCAGATTTTGACCTGATCTATGCAGGTGCACAGAAAAATATGGGCCCTGCTGGTATGACACTTGTCGTGATCAAGAATAGTTTACTGGAAAAAATTCAGCGTGAAGTACCTTCTATGTCTGACTACCAGATCTACATAGACAACAATTCTATGTTTAACACCCCTCCGGTATTTTCAATTTATGTAGCCATGTTGAATTTAAGGTGGCTAAAGGAAAAAGGAGGTATAGCACAGCAGGAAGTAGAAAACGTCGCCAAATCAGGATTGTTATATAAAGAAATAGATAGAAATACCTTGTTTTATGGCCTGGCAAATCCCGCAGACAGGTCAAGAATGAATGTGACTTTCAAAACAAAGCATCCTGCATTAGAGGCGGAATTCCTTGATTTTGCAAGCACAAAAGGTATCGTAGGGATCAAAGGATATCCTTCCGCAGGCGGTTTCAGAGTTTCTTTATACAATGCATTGCCTATATCGAGTGTGGAAGTACTCGTGAAAGCTATGCAGGATTTTGAAACTTACATCTTAAATAAGCAGGTATCATTAAAAAATGAAGTTACGGTATGA
- a CDS encoding SusD/RagB family nutrient-binding outer membrane lipoprotein: MKKSIKIFVFAAGLFSLTSCEKFLDVNDNPNGPTEQYLILSARLPGALVSTINQETVQINQLAAFWAGYWGTTSEATNKFYKEKTYNGVAIRGTRDGIQIWEGTYNTLLYYQLIKEQAQKENAPFYSGIAKIMQGWHFLHLVDIYNNVPFDEALNRTLYLQPKYEDGKTVYEKSVSLITEGMAEIKGAAADQSPGKADIIFSGDKQLWARFANTIKLRALIRQSQANNDAYITAEIDKIKVEGSGFLGLGQNAATKPGYINSKGKMNPFWETNYRGVNASATNHVDLRPTQYIIDKYKGLNDPRLASLYVSIGGTFKGVLFGNPNVDTQYAAKSTSAFKGPTENDGKPTGLFKSFDQALILMGSFESLFLQAEAANRGWIAGSDQTFYEQGIVESFKYMEVDAAAFTAYNGQETVKLSGAAPADRLKRIIEQKWLALNSISSLEAWSDYRRLGFPEIPNSLLAPAPTARPLRLMYPESERQTNAVESGKQGNDEVTVGKVWWNK, encoded by the coding sequence ATGAAGAAAAGTATAAAAATATTCGTTTTCGCTGCCGGCTTATTCAGTCTGACTTCCTGCGAAAAATTCCTGGATGTGAATGACAATCCGAATGGTCCAACAGAGCAATACCTGATCCTAAGCGCCCGTTTACCGGGTGCTTTAGTCAGCACGATAAATCAGGAAACAGTACAAATCAATCAGCTGGCGGCTTTCTGGGCAGGCTATTGGGGCACCACCAGTGAAGCAACCAATAAGTTTTATAAAGAGAAGACCTATAATGGGGTAGCCATTCGCGGAACCAGAGATGGAATCCAAATCTGGGAAGGGACTTACAACACCTTATTATACTATCAATTGATCAAGGAGCAGGCGCAAAAAGAAAATGCACCGTTTTATTCGGGAATTGCGAAGATTATGCAGGGATGGCACTTTTTGCATTTAGTAGATATTTATAACAATGTTCCTTTTGATGAAGCTTTGAACAGAACATTGTACCTGCAGCCTAAATATGAAGATGGAAAGACCGTATATGAAAAGTCTGTTTCGCTGATTACTGAGGGAATGGCAGAAATTAAAGGTGCAGCAGCAGATCAAAGTCCGGGAAAAGCCGATATTATCTTTAGTGGCGATAAACAGCTTTGGGCTAGATTTGCAAATACCATTAAGTTAAGAGCATTGATCCGCCAGTCGCAGGCAAATAATGATGCCTACATCACTGCAGAGATCGATAAGATCAAAGTGGAAGGAAGTGGCTTTTTAGGTTTAGGACAAAATGCAGCAACCAAACCAGGTTACATTAACTCTAAAGGAAAAATGAATCCTTTCTGGGAAACGAATTACAGAGGTGTAAATGCCTCGGCTACCAATCATGTGGATTTACGTCCAACACAATACATCATTGACAAATATAAAGGATTGAATGATCCTCGTCTGGCTAGCTTATATGTGAGTATTGGCGGTACTTTTAAAGGTGTACTTTTTGGCAATCCGAATGTGGACACTCAATATGCAGCAAAAAGCACTTCTGCTTTTAAAGGGCCAACTGAAAACGATGGAAAACCTACCGGGCTTTTCAAAAGCTTTGATCAGGCACTGATTTTAATGGGTTCTTTTGAAAGTTTATTCCTGCAGGCGGAAGCGGCAAACCGAGGATGGATTGCCGGTTCAGATCAGACTTTCTACGAACAGGGAATTGTAGAATCATTCAAATATATGGAAGTAGATGCAGCAGCGTTTACAGCCTATAATGGGCAAGAGACGGTGAAGTTAAGTGGAGCAGCACCAGCTGATCGCTTAAAGAGGATTATCGAACAAAAATGGTTGGCCCTGAACAGCATCAGCAGTCTGGAAGCTTGGAGTGATTACAGAAGATTGGGATTCCCTGAAATTCCTAATTCTTTACTGGCCCCTGCGCCAACAGCAAGACCGTTAAGGTTGATGTATCCGGAATCAGAACGCCAGACCAATGCTGTAGAAAGCGGGAAACAAGGCAATGATGAAGTTACTGTAGGTAAGGTCTGGTGGAATAAATAA